One window of Mustela lutreola isolate mMusLut2 chromosome 13, mMusLut2.pri, whole genome shotgun sequence genomic DNA carries:
- the LOC131814084 gene encoding LOW QUALITY PROTEIN: DDB1- and CUL4-associated factor 13-like (The sequence of the model RefSeq protein was modified relative to this genomic sequence to represent the inferred CDS: substituted 1 base at 1 genomic stop codon) produces the protein MKVKMLSRNPDNYVPETKLDLQRVPRNYEPTLHSFEVPREYVRASNATKLERVFAKPFLASLDGHRDAVSCLAKHPKSLATVLSGACDGEVRIWNLTKRKXIRTIQAHEGFVRGICTRFCGTSFFTVGDDKTVKQWKMDGPGHREEEEPLHTILGKTVYIGIDHHWKEAGFATCGQQVDIWDEQRTRLICSMTWGFDSTSSVKFNPIETFLLGSCASDRNIVLYDMRQAIPLKKVILDMRTNTICWNPMEAFIFTAANEDYNLYTFDMRALDTPVMVHMDHVSAVLDVDYSPTGKEFVSASFDKSIRIFPVDKSRNREVYHTKRMQHVICVKWTSDSKYIMCGSNEMNIRLWKANASEKLGVLTSQEKAAKDYNQKLKEKFQHHPHIKRIAHHRHLPKSIYSQIQEEQIMKEARRQKEVNPLKHSKPGSVAIVSEKKKHVVAVVK, from the coding sequence ATGAAGGTGAAGATGCTGAGCCGGAACCCTGACAACTATGTCCCCGAAACCAAACTGGACTTACAAAGAGTTCCAAGAAACTATGAACCTACCTTACATTCTTTTGAGGTCCCACGAGAATATGTAAGAGCTTCCAATGCTACCAAACTGGAACGGGTATTTGCAAAACCATTCCTTGCTTCTCTGGATGGTCACCGAGATGCAGTCAGTTGCTTGGCAAAGCATCCAAAGAGCCTGGCTACTGTCCTTTCTGGGGCATGCGATGGAGAGGTTAGAATTTGGAACTTGACTAAACGGAAATGAATCCGTACAATACAAGCCCATGAAGGTTTTGTACGAGGAATATGTACTCGCTTTTGTGGGACTTCTTTTTTTACTGTTGGCGATGACAAAACTGTGAAGCAATGGAAAATGGATGGGCCGGgccacagagaagaggaagaaccaTTACATACAATATTAGGAAAGACAGTGTATATAGGAATTGATCATCACTGGAAAGAAGCGGGTTTTGCCACATGTGGACAGCAAGTAGACATTTGGGATGAACAAAGAACAAGGCTTATCTGTTCAATGACCTGGGGATTCGACAGTACAAGTAGTGTTAAATTTAACCCAATTGAGACATTTCTCTTGGGAAGTTGTGCTTCTGACAGGAATATAGTACTATATGATATGAGGCAAGCTATTCCTCTGAAAAAGGTCATCTTAGATATGAGAACAAATACAATTTGTTGGAACCCTATGGAAGCTTTCATTTTTACTGCAGCAAATGAAGATTACAACTTGTATACGTTTGATATGCGTGCGCTGGACACTCCTGTAATGGTACATATGGATCACGTGTCTGCGGTGCTTGATGTGGATTATTCTCCCACTGGGAAAGAGTTTGTGTCTGCTAGTTTTGATAAATCTATTCGTATCTTTCCTGTGGACAAAAGTAGAAACAGGGAAGTCTATCACACAAAGAGAATGCAACATGTTATCTGTGTAAAATGGACTTCTGACAGCAAATATATTATGTGTGGATCTAATGAAATGAACATTCGTCTGTGGAAAGCTAATGCTTCTGAAAAATTGGGTGTGCTTACATCACAAGAAAAAGCAGCCAAAGATTATAATCAGAAGTTGAAGGAGAAATTTCAGCATCATCCACATATAAAACGCATTGCTCATCACCGGCATCTACCAAAATCTATCTACAGCCAGATCCAGGAAGAGCAGATCATGAAGGAAGCTCGCCGACAAAAGGAGGTGAATCCTCTCAAACATAGCAAGCCTGGATCTGTGGCAATTGtgtcagaaaagaagaaacacgTAGTGGCAGTTGTGAAATAA